The Sinorhizobium fredii genome contains the following window.
TTCTATCCCGGGCTTCGTCCCCCGGAGATACCGATCGCGCAACCGGCCGCCGAAATCGACAACCCCCACCTATTCACCCGTGGCAGCTCGAGCGCGTCATCCGCGAGCGCACCCGAATTTCAGATCGATCCGCCCGGTTCCGTGGCGGTCTACGCATCGCAGCAGATCCGGCTTTCGGACAACGACTTCGTCAGCCTTGGCGATCACGGACTGAAGTTTTCCCTGCAGGTGGACAACAGCGCCCTGATGAACGATCTCATCGAGGCGGCGCGGCAGTTGTCGCCGCTCGGCGATGCGGAGATTCCCGGTTCGTCGGAGGAAATCGCCACCTTCATCAGCACGACCGCCGAGCAGCTTGATGCCGCCGCCTCGGGACCGGACGGGCAGGAAGGCAATGTCGTCGCGAAAAGCGAAACCGTCGAAGGCACCTTCGTCAACGGAGAACTCGTCGAGGAAGCGCCGAGTCTCGATGACTACCTGCCTCCACCGGAAGAACCGACGGAAGAGAAACCAGCCACCTCCACCGAAGCCAGCGGCAAGTTCGCGGCAGGCCAAGGCAAGGTCACGATCGAGGCATCGGTCGAACTGGAAGCGGGCGGCAACACGCTGGTCAATTCCGTCGAGCTGACGAACAACTGGCTTCAGTCGCATGTGCTCGCGGTTGCCGGTGACCATGTCGAACTCAATGCAGTCGTTCAGATCAACGTCGTGTCTGACAGCGATCTCCTGAGCCCCACCCTGAACGGCTGGAACCTTGACCCGGGCAAGCCGACCGAGGCCTTCAACATCGCGATGTTCAAGCATCTCGATCCTGAGCCGAGCAATGAAGAGCAGGCCGGAGCCGGAGGCTTTCCGACAGCTTGGGCGATCACCGAGATAAAGGGCGATCTCTTGATCATGAACTGGTTCGAGCAGTTCACCGTGATGACCGATGAAGACACGGCCATTTTGGCGTCCGCTGGCTCGATGGCTTCGATCATCACCGGCGACAATACGGCGGTCAACAACGTCTCGCTCGCGGAGCTCGGACATTACTACGATCTCATCTTCATCGGCGGCAGTGTCTACGACGCCAACATCATCCAGCAGATGAACATCCTGCTCGACAACGATCTGGTCGGAGCAGTCGAGGGTTTCGGAACAAGCGGCAAGGGCTCCGTCTCCACCGACGGCAACCTGCTCTGGAACGAAGCGGGGATCGTCGAAGCGGGTGGCGCGTCCTGCGTCAAACCGATGCCGAATTCCTATCTCGACGCCCTCGGCGATCTTGCAAGCGGGAAAAAATCGCTGCCGGACGGCGTGCTCAAGGATGGCGCTTTCGCCGGCATGGATGGCCTGCGAGTGCTTTATATTTCGGGCGACCTCGTCAACCTCAACTACATCAAGCAAACCAACATTCTGGGCGACAGCGACCAGATTGCGCTCGCCATGAGCAAGCTTGTCGCCAATTCGGATGCGGACTGGACGATTTCGACGGGTTCGAACGCCTTGGTCAACTACGCCGGGATCATCGACGTCGACGCCGGCCAGACCATTTATACGGGGGGCACCGCCTATTCGGACGAAATCCTCGTCCAGGCCGAGCTGATCAAGACCGAACCTTGCCTTGGCGGCCAGGATCCCGACGCGCTCGTAAGCGAAGCGGTTGCGTTCCTCGGCGCCGACATGATGGCGCCCGATCCCGGCCCGCAGCCGGCGGATCACGCGCCGCCTCCGCTCGATACGACGAATGCCGATCCCATGCACAGCATGCTGGCCTGAGCGGAGCGTGGGGGCGACGATGACCGACAACCGCGATCCGTCCTTTAAACACTTCACGACAAACGGCAACGAGGCTGCGGAGGAGGCGCAAAGCTCGCCGCAGACGCCGAAGGCGGAGGCTGCAGGGCACCAATTGCTCCGCAGGATAGACCGCAGGGATGATATTTTGGATCGCACTGTTAAGGAGTTCGACCAGGTGATTGACCAGCTTCGCGGCGCGGCGGCCGCAAGAACCAGCCAGGAAACCAATCATGTCAACAAGGCCGCACCGCCCGTATCCGAACGGCGTGCGGCGCCGGAGGTCGTGCCACAGACACGGACGCCCCCGTTGACGGCCGACAACGCGAACGTCGCGCAAATCGTGCCTGGCCCGCAGGGCGGCGTCGCCGGCCAGCGTCCGCCCGTCCAGGAAGCGCGCAAGCCCGAGCCGCGCTTCGAGAAGCCGACCGTCGAGGTCAAGGCCGAAATGAAGGACAAGACCTCGATCCCGGGTATGGTGGTGATCGACGGCGACCGCGGCCCAATCAAGGCCGAGCCCAAGTCCCCCGACAAGGGAGGCTCCTCCGGCGGAGGGGGCGGTGGCGGCAATGGTGGCGGAGGCGGCGGCGTTTTTCATAAACGTCTCGGGCCGGTCGATTTTTCGGCCAGCCTCAAGGCCGGTCTAAGGGCGATCAAGCAGAACCTGATGGTCGTGATGGTTTTCACCCTCGCCACCAACGTGCTGGTGCTCGCTATTCCCGTTTATCTGTTTCAGATCTCGGACCGGGTGCTGACCAGCCGCTCGGTCGACACGCTGGTCATGCTGACCGCGCTGATCGTCGGTGCGGTCATCCTGCAGGCCGTTTTCGACGGAATTCGCCGCATGATCCTGATGCGGACGGCGGTGGAGGTTGCCGCCCAACTCGGTGCGCCGATCCTCAGTGCGGCCGCCCGAGCCTCGCTCCACAGCAACGGGCGCGAGTATCAGACACTGGGCGACCTGCAGCAGCTTCGCTCCTTCCTCGTGTCGAGCACCCTGCTTTCCTTCCTCGACGCGCCGATCGCGCCGTTCTTCGTGCTGGCGGTCTTCCTGATCCACCCGCATCTCGGCTCGATCGTCATCGCCTCGGCCCTGCTTCTGCTCGTCGTCACCATTTTGAATCAGAAGGCGACGGCCGCTCCCTTCGGCGAAGCCAACAGCTTCCAGAGCAAAGCGAACCTCCATCTGGATTCGATGTCGCGCAATTCGCAGATCATCAACGCGCTCGCAATGATCCCGGAGGCGGTCCGCATCTGGGGCAAGGACATGGCAGGGTCGCTCCGAGCTCAAGTGCTGGCGCAGGACCGCAACATCGCCCTTGCCTCGCTTTCCAAGGCCGTTCGGCTGCTCACCCAGGTGATGATGCTCGGCTGGGGCGCCCATCTCGCCCTTGACGGCGCGCTCACCGGCGGCATGGTCATCGCGGCATCGATTGTCGCCGGCCGCGCGCTCGGCCCGATTGAAGGAGCGATCGAAGGCTGGAACCAGGTCGTCCAGTCGCGCGCCGCCTATGGGCGTATCTCTTCGCTGCTCCAGAACTCGCCGCTGAATTTCGAGCGGCTGAAACTGCCGCGCCCGGAGGGGCGGCTCGACGTCGAACGGCTGCTCTTCGTGCCCAACGGCACCAAGCGTGTGGTCCTGAACGGCGTGACCTTCGCGCTCAATCCGGGCGACTCGCTTGCCGTGATCGGCAGTTCCGGAGCCGGCAAGACGACGCTCGGCAAGATGCTCGTCGGCTCCATCCTGCCGACATCCGGCAACGTACGGCTCGACCTCATGGATTTGCGGAACTGGGATCAGCGCCAGTTCGGCGAAAGCATCGGCTATCTGCCGCAGGACGTTCAGCTGTTTCCGGGAACGATCAAGGCCAACATCGCCCGCATGCAGGAAGACGCCACCGACGCCGACATCTATGCGGCCGCCAAGCTCGCCGACGTGCACGACATGATCGCCCTGCTGCCGCATGGCTACGAGACCTTCGTGGCCGCCGACGGATCACCGCTCTCCGGTGGTCAGAAGCAGCGCGTTGCGCTGGCCCGGGCTTTCTTCGGCAACCCGCGCATGGTGGTGCTGGACGAGCCGAATTCCAATCTCGACAGCGCCGGCGAGGCAGCCCTGACGCGGGCGCTCGCCCATGCCAAGCAGCAGAAAATCACCGTCATCACCATCACCCAGCGGCCCGCGCTGCTCAACAGCGTCGACAAGGTCCTGCTCCTGGTGAACGGCACCGTCGCCCTTTTCGGCATGCGTCAGGACGTCCTCAAGGCTCTCGCCTCGCGCGGCATGAACCTCGAAGGCAACCCGCTCGACCACAACCAGCTCACGTAGGCAAACCATGACGGACCTAGTCAAAGTTTACGATCTCGAATGGTATGCAGAGGTTCCGCGGTCGATCTGGAAACAGACAATCGCCGGACTGGCGCTGATGGCGGTCACATTCGGCGGCTTCGGCCTCTGGTCCTTCACCGCGCCGCTCGCCGCCGCCGTCATCGCCCAGGGCAGTTTCGTCGCCACCGGTCAGAACAAGATCATCCAGCATCTGGAAGGCGGGATCATCGAGGACATCCTGGTCAGCGAGGGGGATCATGTCGTCGCCGATCAGCCGCTGATGCGGCTGGACGAGACGGCAGCGCTCGCCAATCAACGCCAGCTCTTTCTGCGCCGCGCCAGGCTCGAGGCGATCGTCGCCAGGCTGATGGCTCAGGTGGAGGGTGCCGACACTATTGAAATGCC
Protein-coding sequences here:
- a CDS encoding type I secretion protein gives rise to the protein MTLYFDKTTEAIAHFVGLFAIALEEIRLRDAYEEFKAHQKAQEEPPQLPSVPVAVKAPYELKDFDPGISYRSGEPEETGPTPSFYPGLRPPEIPIAQPAAEIDNPHLFTRGSSSASSASAPEFQIDPPGSVAVYASQQIRLSDNDFVSLGDHGLKFSLQVDNSALMNDLIEAARQLSPLGDAEIPGSSEEIATFISTTAEQLDAAASGPDGQEGNVVAKSETVEGTFVNGELVEEAPSLDDYLPPPEEPTEEKPATSTEASGKFAAGQGKVTIEASVELEAGGNTLVNSVELTNNWLQSHVLAVAGDHVELNAVVQINVVSDSDLLSPTLNGWNLDPGKPTEAFNIAMFKHLDPEPSNEEQAGAGGFPTAWAITEIKGDLLIMNWFEQFTVMTDEDTAILASAGSMASIITGDNTAVNNVSLAELGHYYDLIFIGGSVYDANIIQQMNILLDNDLVGAVEGFGTSGKGSVSTDGNLLWNEAGIVEAGGASCVKPMPNSYLDALGDLASGKKSLPDGVLKDGAFAGMDGLRVLYISGDLVNLNYIKQTNILGDSDQIALAMSKLVANSDADWTISTGSNALVNYAGIIDVDAGQTIYTGGTAYSDEILVQAELIKTEPCLGGQDPDALVSEAVAFLGADMMAPDPGPQPADHAPPPLDTTNADPMHSMLA
- a CDS encoding type I secretion system permease/ATPase, which translates into the protein MTDNRDPSFKHFTTNGNEAAEEAQSSPQTPKAEAAGHQLLRRIDRRDDILDRTVKEFDQVIDQLRGAAAARTSQETNHVNKAAPPVSERRAAPEVVPQTRTPPLTADNANVAQIVPGPQGGVAGQRPPVQEARKPEPRFEKPTVEVKAEMKDKTSIPGMVVIDGDRGPIKAEPKSPDKGGSSGGGGGGGNGGGGGGVFHKRLGPVDFSASLKAGLRAIKQNLMVVMVFTLATNVLVLAIPVYLFQISDRVLTSRSVDTLVMLTALIVGAVILQAVFDGIRRMILMRTAVEVAAQLGAPILSAAARASLHSNGREYQTLGDLQQLRSFLVSSTLLSFLDAPIAPFFVLAVFLIHPHLGSIVIASALLLLVVTILNQKATAAPFGEANSFQSKANLHLDSMSRNSQIINALAMIPEAVRIWGKDMAGSLRAQVLAQDRNIALASLSKAVRLLTQVMMLGWGAHLALDGALTGGMVIAASIVAGRALGPIEGAIEGWNQVVQSRAAYGRISSLLQNSPLNFERLKLPRPEGRLDVERLLFVPNGTKRVVLNGVTFALNPGDSLAVIGSSGAGKTTLGKMLVGSILPTSGNVRLDLMDLRNWDQRQFGESIGYLPQDVQLFPGTIKANIARMQEDATDADIYAAAKLADVHDMIALLPHGYETFVAADGSPLSGGQKQRVALARAFFGNPRMVVLDEPNSNLDSAGEAALTRALAHAKQQKITVITITQRPALLNSVDKVLLLVNGTVALFGMRQDVLKALASRGMNLEGNPLDHNQLT